One genomic region from Anaerobacillus sp. CMMVII encodes:
- a CDS encoding YqzK family protein produces the protein MIRDFFTVAWDTIRVFLLFMGCTVLFYYGILWVSQEYESYHRYDEPKGRAVKVVQMNEPVDRNGFLDRLMFFYHFGE, from the coding sequence ATGATAAGAGATTTTTTTACAGTTGCCTGGGATACAATTCGAGTGTTTCTCTTATTTATGGGGTGCACGGTATTGTTTTATTATGGTATTCTATGGGTAAGTCAAGAATATGAGAGTTATCATCGTTATGATGAACCAAAAGGTAGAGCGGTTAAAGTTGTGCAAATGAACGAACCGGTTGATAGAAACGGTTTCTTAGATCGACTAATGTTTTTCTACCATTTTGGTGAATGA
- a CDS encoding GTP-binding protein produces the protein MRKRVPTYIITGFLGSGKTTVLQNLLTYCKDNNRKPAIVLNEIGDTNVEQDLFRDDHVLEMLNGCICCSIQGDFTQELHSFLMSLKEEDVPDLLFIEGTGIANPIEIVDGLTDPLLIDMVDLFSIINLIDGSKYIEYQSIFSSSKDVRALLKSQVTTSTYIILNKMDLISEKLAEKVKRKISALKKDEALLVETSYGEVDIQEVLEKRITTHRTEKLPLGKCGCTDEHHCTTHSPVNNHSFQAIKIAVTNPVDRIQFEKWLMQLPETLVRGKGIVQLTETEGLFQFQYASKQLKLTRMKEGNKINPCLILIGVDLDSKKIEGSYTETFSR, from the coding sequence ATGAGAAAAAGAGTTCCTACTTATATTATCACAGGTTTTCTAGGTAGTGGGAAGACGACGGTTTTACAAAATCTACTTACCTATTGTAAAGATAACAATCGTAAGCCTGCAATCGTCTTAAATGAAATCGGAGACACTAATGTAGAGCAAGATTTGTTTCGCGACGATCATGTACTAGAAATGCTAAATGGGTGTATTTGCTGTTCAATTCAAGGTGACTTTACGCAAGAGCTTCATTCGTTTTTAATGTCATTAAAGGAAGAAGATGTTCCGGATCTTTTATTTATTGAGGGGACAGGTATCGCTAATCCAATAGAGATTGTCGATGGTTTAACGGATCCACTCTTAATTGATATGGTAGATTTATTTTCAATTATTAATCTAATAGATGGAAGTAAATACATTGAATATCAAAGTATTTTTTCAAGCTCAAAAGACGTTCGTGCTCTCCTAAAATCCCAAGTTACTACAAGCACATACATTATTTTAAATAAAATGGATTTAATATCAGAAAAATTAGCGGAGAAAGTAAAACGTAAAATTAGCGCTTTAAAGAAAGACGAAGCTCTTTTGGTAGAAACAAGTTATGGGGAAGTGGATATTCAGGAAGTACTGGAAAAAAGAATTACGACCCATCGTACTGAGAAATTACCATTAGGGAAATGCGGTTGTACAGATGAACATCATTGTACGACTCACAGCCCTGTGAATAACCACTCATTTCAAGCAATTAAAATTGCTGTGACTAATCCTGTCGATCGGATTCAGTTTGAGAAATGGCTAATGCAACTACCAGAAACGTTGGTCCGTGGAAAAGGGATTGTTCAATTGACAGAGACTGAAGGTTTGTTCCAATTCCAATATGCTTCAAAGCAATTAAAGTTGACGCGAATGAAGGAAGGAAATAAAATTAATCCTTGTTTAATATTAATAGGCGTCGATCTTGACAGTAAAAAGATTGAAGGTTCATATACAGAAACGTTCAGTAGATAA
- a CDS encoding endonuclease Q family protein, protein MKSYFVDLHIHLGATATGKPVKITASKSMTLENVLNVAADQKGLGLIGIIDCHVPEVLQQLNQLLVAGDIYEREEGGLCYKEKITLILGSELEVYDSRSKGPIHVLAFFPYLNSMERFSLWLTERVTNVNLSTQRIYEDGVVLQEQVKQQGGLFIPAHVFTPFKSLYGKGVEHSIEEVFDSRMIDGIELGLSSDTTMANQVIELQNYTFLTNSDAHSLGNIAREYQKIKMKQPSFYELVKALKGEAGREIESNFGLNPLLGKYYQTTCERCFEPVTEGEFQACQNCGHGQFTKGVAVRIKELANQGNAIPKRKRPPYIHQIPLQFIPTLGPKTLEKLRQHFEHEMNIIHNATKEQLEMVVSKKIADYILKARAGELTFKTGGGGKYGKVK, encoded by the coding sequence TTGAAATCATACTTTGTAGATTTACATATTCATTTAGGAGCAACCGCAACAGGAAAACCAGTGAAAATAACTGCCTCTAAATCAATGACGCTAGAAAATGTCCTAAATGTAGCAGCAGATCAAAAAGGTTTAGGATTAATTGGGATTATAGATTGTCATGTACCAGAAGTTTTACAGCAACTAAACCAACTTCTTGTTGCTGGTGATATCTATGAAAGAGAAGAGGGTGGACTTTGTTATAAAGAAAAAATCACCTTAATTTTAGGATCAGAATTAGAAGTATATGATAGCCGAAGCAAAGGTCCGATCCATGTTCTCGCTTTTTTTCCATATCTAAATTCAATGGAACGCTTTTCATTATGGCTAACCGAAAGAGTCACAAATGTTAACTTAAGTACCCAGAGAATTTATGAGGATGGTGTGGTCCTTCAAGAACAAGTGAAACAGCAAGGGGGATTATTCATTCCTGCCCATGTTTTCACCCCGTTTAAAAGTCTCTACGGTAAAGGGGTAGAACATAGCATAGAAGAAGTTTTTGACTCAAGGATGATTGATGGAATAGAGTTAGGTCTTAGTTCAGATACAACGATGGCAAACCAAGTCATAGAGTTACAGAACTATACATTTTTAACGAATTCAGATGCTCACTCATTAGGAAATATAGCACGTGAATATCAAAAAATAAAAATGAAACAACCAAGCTTTTACGAATTAGTAAAAGCATTAAAGGGTGAAGCTGGTCGTGAGATTGAGAGTAATTTTGGTTTAAACCCTTTGCTTGGTAAATATTATCAGACGACATGCGAACGGTGTTTTGAGCCAGTTACGGAGGGGGAATTCCAAGCGTGCCAAAATTGTGGTCATGGTCAATTTACAAAAGGGGTAGCGGTAAGAATTAAGGAACTAGCTAACCAAGGAAACGCTATACCAAAAAGAAAACGTCCACCATATATCCATCAAATTCCATTACAATTTATACCTACATTAGGTCCAAAAACATTAGAAAAACTTAGACAGCATTTTGAACATGAAATGAATATTATCCATAATGCCACAAAAGAGCAGCTAGAGATGGTTGTTTCAAAGAAGATAGCTGATTATATTCTTAAAGCAAGAGCTGGGGAACTAACGTTCAAAACTGGTGGTGGTGGGAAGTATGGAAAGGTAAAGTAA
- the mciZ gene encoding Z-ring formation inhibitor MciZ, with the protein MKIYVQEQKVTLVGKAWQIKYMLKKYMKEYTTVQEWINSQGRSNK; encoded by the coding sequence ATGAAAATATATGTTCAAGAACAAAAAGTCACATTAGTAGGTAAAGCTTGGCAGATAAAATATATGTTAAAGAAATATATGAAAGAATATACTACTGTTCAAGAATGGATTAATAGCCAAGGAAGATCAAATAAATAA
- a CDS encoding aldo/keto reductase: protein MQKRSIGNSKLLASTIGLGCMSLSTTSQESEYILHKAIDMGVNYFDTADLYDYGQNETLIGKSLKKKRQDILIATKVGNEWKDQKEGWTWNPTKKYIKQAVKSSLKRLQTDYIDLYQLHGGTIDDPIEETIEAFEELIQEGWIRYYGISSIRPNVIKEYVNKSNISSVMMQYSLLDRRPEEEIMPLLAEKNISLIARGPVAKGLLSEAFLTKLNEDGYLDYSQEELSQVLPRLQHLAHQHNYELQQLALHYCLGNKPTATVVPGARTLQQLLNNLSTQEIDGLSNELLSKLETLVKRSLYTLHR from the coding sequence ATGCAAAAAAGAAGCATTGGTAACTCAAAGTTACTCGCATCAACAATAGGCTTAGGTTGCATGTCACTCAGTACAACTAGCCAAGAAAGTGAATATATATTACATAAAGCAATTGATATGGGTGTGAACTATTTTGACACAGCCGATCTATACGATTATGGGCAAAATGAAACATTAATCGGAAAAAGCTTAAAGAAAAAACGCCAAGACATATTAATTGCTACAAAGGTTGGAAATGAGTGGAAGGACCAGAAAGAAGGCTGGACTTGGAATCCAACTAAGAAATATATTAAACAGGCTGTAAAATCTAGCTTAAAAAGATTACAAACAGATTATATCGATTTATATCAACTTCACGGTGGTACCATAGATGATCCAATTGAAGAAACAATTGAGGCATTTGAGGAACTCATTCAAGAAGGCTGGATTCGCTATTACGGTATATCCTCAATTCGCCCTAACGTAATAAAAGAATATGTCAATAAATCAAACATTAGTAGTGTAATGATGCAGTATAGTTTGCTGGACAGAAGACCTGAAGAGGAAATCATGCCTTTATTAGCCGAAAAAAATATTAGTCTGATTGCACGTGGACCAGTAGCCAAAGGACTTTTGAGCGAAGCTTTTTTGACAAAATTGAACGAGGACGGTTACTTAGATTACTCTCAAGAAGAATTATCGCAAGTACTTCCCCGTTTACAACACTTGGCTCACCAACATAATTATGAATTGCAGCAACTTGCGCTTCATTATTGCTTAGGAAATAAGCCTACTGCTACTGTTGTGCCTGGTGCTAGGACATTGCAACAACTTCTAAATAACCTTTCAACTCAAGAAATTGATGGTCTTTCAAATGAATTGCTAAGCAAATTAGAAACGCTTGTCAAAAGAAGCCTTTATACCTTGCATCGCTAA
- the crcB gene encoding fluoride efflux transporter CrcB, translated as MNLVFVMAGGAIGAMTRYGVGLYIMRKVPQPPFPLAMLVVNVIGSLGLGIFIGTNYAELEVTVLYEAPLYLFVGLGFFGAFTTFSTFSVETMLLLRQGKVIVAFIYVLLSMALSIIFFSGAILLLTSNYFGGY; from the coding sequence TTGAATCTCGTTTTCGTGATGGCAGGAGGAGCTATTGGTGCGATGACTCGTTATGGGGTGGGGCTTTATATAATGAGAAAGGTTCCACAGCCACCGTTTCCACTTGCGATGCTCGTTGTTAATGTAATTGGCTCATTAGGGCTAGGGATTTTTATAGGTACTAATTATGCTGAACTCGAAGTAACAGTCCTTTATGAAGCACCGCTTTATTTATTCGTTGGTCTTGGTTTTTTTGGAGCTTTCACAACTTTTTCTACTTTTAGTGTTGAAACAATGCTCCTTTTACGACAAGGCAAGGTGATAGTAGCTTTTATTTACGTATTGCTTTCAATGGCCTTGTCGATTATCTTTTTTAGCGGTGCAATTTTGTTGTTAACAAGTAATTACTTTGGAGGGTATTAA
- a CDS encoding DUF3866 family protein, whose product MYIEKKVTVEEILYEDDEIQILKTSAEAKKALLYLSITPRAKIADEVNVNVTSTALNLGTGGMDIVTFVYGATPKEELFPQGHIMKARYLPNQQTVLAVEAQESTYHHLFKRPFSLKGKKILIGELHSMIPVCFWGMDFLKNDGKMVVIISDEASIPLTFSHHIRTLKSDDRFVTITIGQAFGGTYEAVNLHTGLQFATEVLKGDVILVTLGPGVVGTNTLYGFSGIEQANWANTIGSLGGVPVWIPRISEKDGRERHLGISHHTLTPLKRFTYVSSVLPIPAVKKAMRERIEKQLADLPQLHQSYWVEFETLEKVISHCNTSSPFPIKTMGRRYEDDPIFFLGVAAALYWVIDHP is encoded by the coding sequence ATGTATATAGAAAAAAAAGTGACTGTGGAAGAGATCTTGTACGAAGATGATGAGATACAAATCTTAAAAACTTCTGCAGAAGCAAAGAAAGCACTTTTATATCTCTCAATAACTCCAAGGGCAAAAATAGCTGATGAGGTAAATGTTAATGTTACTTCAACCGCGCTAAACTTAGGAACTGGTGGAATGGATATCGTTACTTTTGTATATGGGGCTACCCCGAAGGAAGAATTGTTTCCACAAGGGCATATCATGAAAGCTCGTTATCTTCCTAATCAGCAAACGGTCCTTGCAGTAGAGGCTCAAGAAAGTACATATCATCATCTATTTAAGCGACCGTTTAGCCTAAAGGGGAAAAAAATCTTAATCGGTGAGCTTCATAGTATGATACCAGTTTGTTTTTGGGGAATGGATTTTCTAAAGAATGATGGCAAAATGGTAGTTATCATTAGTGATGAGGCGAGTATTCCGTTAACTTTTAGCCATCATATCAGAACTCTAAAAAGTGATGATCGGTTTGTTACAATTACAATCGGTCAGGCTTTCGGAGGTACATATGAAGCTGTAAATCTCCATACGGGATTACAGTTTGCCACGGAAGTTCTAAAGGGTGATGTTATCTTAGTGACCCTAGGTCCAGGTGTTGTAGGAACCAATACGCTTTATGGGTTTAGCGGGATTGAACAAGCTAATTGGGCAAATACAATTGGTAGTTTAGGTGGTGTACCGGTTTGGATCCCACGAATATCTGAAAAAGATGGTCGGGAACGACATCTTGGTATTAGCCATCATACATTAACACCTTTGAAAAGATTTACATATGTTAGTAGCGTTTTACCTATTCCAGCTGTAAAAAAGGCTATGAGAGAAAGAATTGAAAAGCAACTAGCTGATCTCCCTCAATTACATCAATCCTATTGGGTGGAATTTGAGACTCTTGAAAAAGTGATTAGCCATTGCAATACCTCGAGCCCATTTCCGATCAAAACGATGGGTAGGCGATATGAGGATGACCCGATTTTTTTCCTTGGTGTCGCTGCAGCTTTATACTGGGTTATAGATCATCCTTGA
- the xerD gene encoding site-specific tyrosine recombinase XerD, whose product MKNQIEDFLHFIIVEKGLAANTIESYRRDLTKYTQYLLNVEQMTSINDVSRIIIMNYLFFLKEQGRASTTIARTIASIRSFHQFLLREHVTTSDPSIHIETPKRERKLPKVLSSAEVEALLSSSNSTSPFDDRNKAMLELLYATGMRVSELCSLRLSDLHLTMGFIRCVGKGNKERIIPIGKLATEALNKYLKSSRPSILKNKQHDFVFVNHHGECLSRQGFWKILKKVSKEANISKELTPHTLRHSFATHLLENGADLRAVQEMLGHADISTTQIYTHVTKMRLKDVYASFHPRA is encoded by the coding sequence ATGAAAAACCAAATAGAGGATTTTCTTCATTTTATTATTGTTGAAAAGGGTTTAGCAGCGAATACAATTGAATCTTATCGAAGAGATCTTACAAAATACACTCAATACTTACTAAATGTCGAGCAAATGACCTCGATTAATGATGTAAGTCGTATTATTATTATGAACTACCTATTCTTCTTAAAAGAACAAGGGAGAGCGTCAACTACAATTGCTAGAACGATAGCATCGATACGTTCCTTTCATCAATTTTTGTTACGAGAGCATGTAACAACAAGTGATCCTTCAATTCATATTGAAACGCCTAAACGCGAACGAAAATTGCCAAAAGTATTATCGTCAGCAGAAGTAGAGGCTCTCTTATCATCATCAAATTCAACATCACCATTTGATGATCGAAATAAAGCAATGCTAGAGTTGCTTTATGCGACAGGAATGCGTGTTTCTGAACTTTGTTCATTAAGGCTTTCAGACCTTCATTTAACAATGGGTTTTATTCGTTGCGTTGGCAAAGGTAATAAGGAAAGAATAATTCCCATAGGAAAGCTAGCAACAGAAGCTCTAAACAAATACTTGAAATCTTCTAGACCAAGTATACTGAAAAATAAGCAACATGACTTTGTGTTTGTGAACCATCATGGAGAGTGTTTATCTAGGCAAGGTTTTTGGAAGATCTTAAAAAAAGTTAGTAAAGAAGCAAACATTAGTAAGGAACTCACACCACATACTCTACGTCATTCTTTTGCAACTCATTTGTTAGAAAATGGTGCTGATCTTCGTGCCGTTCAAGAGATGTTAGGCCACGCCGATATATCAACGACTCAAATCTACACTCATGTAACAAAAATGCGGTTAAAAGATGTGTACGCCAGTTTTCATCCACGAGCTTAG
- a CDS encoding undecaprenyl-diphosphate phosphatase encodes MSILDAIIFGIIQGLTEFLPISSTAHIVITQLILGTTFPGLAFEIYLHLASVLAVIIYFRKDLVAVIIGFFSFFKTRSAENRVHFLFAIYIIIATIITGVLGILLGDFVGETMKTPTFIAVTLFITGLGLVFIENFIGTVTVQKKK; translated from the coding sequence ATGTCTATATTAGATGCTATCATTTTTGGAATTATTCAAGGTTTAACGGAATTCTTACCTATTTCTAGTACAGCCCATATCGTAATTACACAACTTATTTTAGGAACCACCTTTCCAGGGTTAGCGTTTGAAATTTATTTACATTTAGCTTCTGTATTAGCTGTTATAATTTATTTCCGGAAAGATCTAGTTGCTGTGATTATTGGGTTTTTCAGCTTTTTTAAAACAAGATCAGCTGAAAATCGCGTTCATTTCCTGTTTGCCATTTATATTATTATTGCAACGATCATTACAGGTGTCTTAGGGATCCTACTTGGAGACTTTGTCGGGGAAACAATGAAAACTCCGACTTTTATAGCAGTAACTTTATTTATTACTGGGCTAGGGTTAGTATTCATTGAAAATTTCATCGGTACGGTAACCGTTCAGAAAAAGAAATGA
- the deoB gene encoding phosphopentomutase, with amino-acid sequence MNNFSYKRIFLVVMDSVGIGEAPDAELFGDVGSNTLGHIAEKMNGLHMPRMAKLGLSNIEEIQGIEKVETPLAHFGKMAEASNGKDTMTGHWEIMGLFIDTPFRTFPNGFPKELLDEIERRTGRKIIGNVPASGTEILDMLGQEHVETGAIIVYTSADSVLQIAAHEDVVPLDELYNICKVARELTLDEKYMVGRIIARPFIGQQGAWQRTPNRHDYALKPFGRTVMNELEDKGFDSIAIGKISDIYDGEGITQSLRTISNMDGMDKLVQTLDMDFTGLSFLNLVDFDALYGHRRDPIGYGKALEEYDARLPEVLEKLTDKDLLIITADHGNDPVHPGTDHTREYVPLIVYDKAAKTAFDLGTRSTFADIGATIAENFKVPMPKYGKSFLQEVRKGRE; translated from the coding sequence ATGAACAATTTTTCTTACAAAAGGATTTTCCTTGTTGTAATGGACTCTGTAGGTATAGGTGAGGCACCAGATGCTGAGCTTTTTGGTGATGTTGGATCTAATACTTTAGGACATATTGCTGAAAAAATGAATGGTTTACATATGCCGAGGATGGCAAAGTTAGGCTTAAGTAATATTGAAGAAATACAAGGAATTGAAAAAGTGGAAACACCACTAGCTCACTTTGGAAAGATGGCAGAAGCGTCTAATGGGAAAGATACGATGACTGGGCATTGGGAAATCATGGGCCTTTTCATTGATACACCATTTAGGACTTTTCCAAATGGGTTTCCAAAGGAACTGCTTGATGAAATTGAAAGAAGAACAGGAAGAAAGATTATTGGGAATGTACCTGCTTCAGGAACTGAGATCCTAGATATGCTTGGACAGGAACATGTGGAAACAGGAGCAATAATTGTATATACTTCTGCGGATTCTGTACTCCAAATAGCAGCCCATGAAGATGTTGTTCCTCTTGATGAATTATACAACATATGCAAAGTCGCTAGAGAACTAACGTTAGATGAAAAATACATGGTTGGAAGGATAATAGCTCGTCCATTTATAGGACAACAAGGTGCATGGCAACGGACACCGAATCGCCATGATTATGCATTGAAGCCTTTTGGACGAACAGTTATGAATGAACTTGAGGATAAAGGTTTTGACTCAATTGCTATTGGAAAAATCTCAGATATTTATGATGGTGAGGGTATTACCCAATCATTAAGAACAATTTCAAATATGGATGGGATGGATAAATTAGTTCAGACATTGGATATGGATTTCACCGGGTTAAGTTTCTTAAATTTAGTTGATTTTGACGCACTTTATGGACATCGTCGGGATCCGATTGGTTATGGGAAAGCATTAGAGGAGTATGACGCTCGACTGCCTGAAGTACTTGAAAAGCTCACCGACAAAGACTTATTAATTATCACAGCAGACCACGGAAATGATCCTGTTCATCCAGGGACTGATCATACAAGAGAATATGTACCGTTGATCGTTTATGATAAAGCTGCCAAAACAGCCTTTGATCTTGGAACAAGAAGTACTTTTGCAGATATTGGAGCTACAATTGCAGAGAACTTCAAAGTTCCTATGCCTAAATATGGAAAAAGTTTTTTACAAGAAGTACGAAAGGGACGTGAATAA
- a CDS encoding xanthine phosphoribosyltransferase has product MKELKEAIINKGVVLSKGVLKVDSFLNHQIDPMLVMQIGKQFAKRFKQTKITKILTIESSGIAPSLTTALELNIPLVFARKKKSLTLSSNLLTAKVYSYTKNETNEITVSKDFISCDDHVLIIDDFLANGEAALGLATLVEQAGATIAGIGIVIEKSFQPGREKLEAAGYNVEALARLASLENNRVQFLEENLINN; this is encoded by the coding sequence ATGAAAGAGTTAAAAGAAGCAATTATTAACAAAGGAGTTGTACTTTCAAAAGGTGTACTTAAAGTAGACTCATTTTTAAATCATCAAATTGATCCAATGCTTGTCATGCAAATTGGCAAACAGTTTGCAAAAAGATTTAAACAAACAAAAATTACCAAGATACTTACCATTGAGTCATCGGGTATTGCACCATCTCTAACAACAGCTTTAGAGTTAAACATTCCCCTTGTATTCGCAAGAAAAAAGAAGTCCCTAACATTAAGTTCAAATCTGTTAACTGCAAAGGTTTACTCCTACACAAAAAATGAAACAAATGAAATTACAGTTTCAAAAGACTTTATTTCTTGCGATGATCATGTATTAATCATTGATGACTTCTTGGCAAATGGCGAAGCTGCTCTTGGACTAGCCACTTTAGTAGAACAAGCTGGTGCAACTATAGCTGGTATTGGCATTGTCATTGAAAAATCATTTCAGCCCGGTCGTGAAAAATTAGAAGCTGCAGGCTACAACGTAGAAGCGCTAGCAAGGTTAGCTTCTCTTGAAAATAATAGAGTTCAATTTCTTGAAGAAAATCTAATAAATAACTAA
- a CDS encoding Fur family transcriptional regulator, translating into MEKRIERIKKQLHSQSYKLTPQREATVRVLLEHEEDHLSAEDVYLLVKEKSPEIGLATVYRTLELLSELKVVDKINFGDGVSRYDLRQEGAAHFHHHLVCIECGAVDEIQEDLLGDVEKIVEENWNFQVKDHRLTFHGICSRCQENKPE; encoded by the coding sequence ATGGAAAAAAGAATAGAGCGTATCAAAAAACAGTTGCATTCTCAAAGCTACAAGCTTACTCCGCAACGAGAGGCGACAGTTCGAGTGCTATTAGAGCACGAGGAAGATCATTTAAGCGCTGAAGATGTTTATCTCTTAGTAAAAGAGAAATCTCCAGAAATTGGTTTAGCTACAGTATATCGTACACTAGAATTACTTAGTGAGTTAAAGGTTGTAGATAAAATAAACTTTGGTGACGGTGTTTCTCGGTATGATTTACGTCAAGAAGGTGCAGCTCATTTTCACCACCATTTAGTTTGTATTGAATGTGGTGCAGTAGATGAAATTCAAGAGGACTTATTAGGGGATGTTGAAAAAATCGTTGAAGAAAATTGGAATTTTCAAGTAAAAGATCATCGTCTAACCTTTCACGGAATTTGTAGTCGGTGTCAAGAGAATAAACCAGAGTAA
- the trpB gene encoding tryptophan synthase subunit beta yields the protein MSKVEAVNNKGYFGEFGGSFVPPQLQPVLDRLEEAFILYKDDPDFNDEYLYYLKEYVGRENPLTFAKRLTDKLGGAKIYLKREDLNHTGAHKINNVIGQILLAKRMGARRIIAETGAGQHGVATATACAMLGLECIIYMGAEDIRRQALNVFRMELLGAKVEAVHKGQGRLKDAVDEALNDLIKNYENTFYLLGSAVGPHPFPSIVRHFQAIISKESKRQILEKEGRLPNLVIACAGGGSNAIGAFAEYIGDEDVRLIGIEPEEAASLTKGTPGVLHGFKCLVLQDEEGNPLPTHSISAGLDYPGIGPEHSHLKVSGRAEYYTVSKEEVLHAFQELARIEGIIPALESAHAVAFALKEAPLLGEDQIIIVNISGRGDKDVNEVALLLKQM from the coding sequence ATGAGCAAAGTTGAGGCAGTTAATAACAAGGGCTATTTTGGAGAGTTTGGAGGAAGTTTTGTTCCACCACAGTTACAACCAGTGTTAGATCGATTAGAAGAGGCTTTTATATTATATAAAGATGACCCAGATTTTAATGATGAGTACCTCTATTACCTTAAAGAGTACGTTGGTCGAGAGAACCCACTTACATTTGCAAAGCGGCTTACGGATAAGCTAGGTGGGGCAAAAATTTATTTGAAGCGAGAAGACTTAAATCATACCGGAGCACACAAAATCAATAATGTTATAGGACAAATATTATTAGCAAAACGAATGGGGGCCCGCCGTATTATTGCAGAAACAGGTGCAGGTCAACACGGTGTGGCTACTGCCACAGCATGTGCAATGTTGGGCTTAGAATGTATTATTTATATGGGAGCAGAGGATATCCGGCGCCAAGCTCTTAATGTGTTTCGCATGGAGCTTTTAGGTGCAAAAGTTGAAGCAGTTCATAAAGGTCAAGGGCGTCTAAAAGATGCTGTAGACGAAGCACTGAACGATTTAATCAAAAACTATGAAAATACGTTTTATTTACTAGGTTCTGCAGTTGGACCACATCCGTTTCCTTCAATTGTCAGGCACTTTCAAGCGATTATTAGTAAAGAATCGAAGCGTCAAATTTTAGAGAAGGAAGGCCGCTTACCTAATTTAGTCATTGCTTGCGCCGGTGGGGGAAGTAACGCGATTGGAGCTTTTGCGGAGTATATTGGTGACGAAGATGTACGCTTAATAGGAATAGAGCCTGAAGAAGCTGCAAGCCTTACAAAAGGAACTCCAGGTGTGTTACACGGCTTTAAATGTTTAGTTTTACAGGATGAAGAGGGGAATCCGTTACCAACACATTCTATTTCTGCAGGTTTGGATTACCCTGGAATTGGCCCAGAACATAGCCATTTAAAGGTCAGTGGACGCGCCGAGTATTATACCGTCTCTAAGGAAGAAGTTCTTCACGCATTTCAGGAGTTAGCACGTATTGAAGGAATAATTCCAGCATTAGAAAGTGCACATGCAGTTGCTTTTGCGTTGAAGGAAGCGCCACTACTTGGTGAGGACCAAATCATTATTGTAAATATATCTGGTCGTGGAGATAAAGATGTAAATGAGGTTGCTTTATTGCTCAAACAAATGTAA
- a CDS encoding TlpA disulfide reductase family protein codes for MAKNRFISFMITIVAVAFIVFVVVDNLKQEDDQMTVPNEEENVDEEATVSSPYIAKDEIGLLRGMFAPDFTLPLWDTKEEKALSDFRGQIVVLNLWASWCPPCRDEMPDLIELHEKYQDQGVAVVGINMKTLERNEEAIEEFMDEFNVTFPTFVDQPIDTLNQRGIVEALYQVRAIPATYILDKEGRIFIPIRGKVNYTMLETEVKKLLEYE; via the coding sequence ATGGCAAAAAATCGTTTTATAAGTTTTATGATTACGATTGTCGCTGTGGCTTTTATCGTATTTGTGGTGGTTGATAATCTGAAACAAGAAGATGATCAAATGACAGTTCCAAATGAAGAAGAAAATGTAGATGAAGAGGCTACAGTAAGCTCACCTTATATTGCTAAGGATGAAATTGGTTTATTACGTGGGATGTTTGCCCCAGATTTCACCTTGCCATTATGGGATACAAAAGAAGAAAAAGCTTTATCTGACTTTCGAGGTCAGATTGTTGTTCTAAATCTTTGGGCATCATGGTGTCCGCCTTGTCGAGACGAAATGCCAGATTTAATAGAATTACATGAAAAGTATCAAGATCAGGGAGTGGCTGTTGTCGGGATTAATATGAAGACGCTAGAAAGAAATGAAGAGGCAATAGAAGAGTTTATGGATGAGTTTAATGTGACCTTTCCTACGTTTGTTGATCAGCCCATTGACACTTTAAATCAAAGAGGAATTGTAGAAGCGTTGTACCAAGTCAGGGCAATACCTGCCACCTATATTTTAGATAAGGAAGGTCGAATATTTATCCCAATCCGCGGCAAAGTGAATTATACGATGTTAGAAACAGAAGTGAAAAAGTTACTAGAGTACGAGTAA